A window of the Phragmites australis chromosome 20, lpPhrAust1.1, whole genome shotgun sequence genome harbors these coding sequences:
- the LOC133902172 gene encoding rop guanine nucleotide exchange factor 1-like has product MASASEDDAASERCCGSYSPSADVSESETSSDCSAPTTRRLASSSSASATVSRLASSSSSLPTPASAAVFYLSKPAPDLSEVDMMKERFAKLLLGEDMSGSGKGVCTALAISNAITNLSATVFGELWRLEPLAPARKAMWTREMEWLLSVADSIVELIPSIQELPEGGGQFEVMVPRPRSDLYMNLPALKKLDAMLLAMIDGFKETEFWYVDRGIVVEDSGGPFPSSSSSCGRPSVRQEEKWWLPCPRVPPKGLSEDARRKLQQSRDCANQILKAAMAINSDVLAEMEIPEMYLETLPKSGKSCLGEIIYRYITAEQFSPECLLDCLDLSSEHHTLEVANIIEAAIHVWRLKGQKKSTPHAKSKKSWGGKVKDLIGDKEKSHTLSERADGLLQSLRLRYPGLPQTSLDMNKIQYNKDVGQSILESYSRVLESLAFNIIARIDDVIYVDDATKKSAAAESVSIFNRGIGVPVQKRISPSPFSIQNTPYASPFATPTFCSSTPVTGSPGRVQSPLSKSSLGKQEIKVEKLFSGDLEKVWTYAGNLSARKDVGDAPERD; this is encoded by the exons ATGGCGAGCGCGTCGGAGGACGACGCCGCCTCGGAGCGGTGCTGCGGCAGCTACAGCCCCAGCGCCGACGTCAGCGAGTCCGAGACCTCCAGCGACTGCTCCGCGCCCACCACCCGCCGCttagcctcctcctcctcggcctccgccACCGTATCCCGCCtcgcgtcctcctcctcatccctcCCCACCCCGGCCTCCGCTGCGGTCTTCTACCTCTCCAAGCCCGCCCCCGACCTCTCCG AGGTCGACATGATGAAGGAGCGGTTCGCGAAGCTCCTGCTCGGCGAGGACATGTCCGGCAGCGGCAAGGGCGTCTGCACCGCGCTTGCCATCTCCAACGCCATCACTAACCTCTCCG CTACTGTCTTCGGCGAGCTGTGGAGGCTGGAGCCGCTCGCACCTGCGAGGAAGGCCATGTGGACGCGGGAGATGGAGTGGCTGCTCTCCGTGGCCGACTCCATCGTCGAGCTCATCCCCTCCATCCAGGAGCTCCCCGAAGGTGGAGGCCAGTTCGAGGTCATGGTGCCGCGCCCGCGCAGCGACCTGTACATGAACCTCCCAGCTCTCAAGAAGCTCGATGCCATGCTCCTCGCGATGATTGACGGGTTCAAGGAGACAGAGTTCTGGTATGTGGATAGGGGGATTGTGGTCGAGGACAGTGGGGGGCCGTTTCCGTCATCTTCGTCGTCTTGCGGGAGGCCGTCGGTGCGCCAGGAGGAGAAGTGGTGGCTGCCGTGCCCAAGGGTGCCTCCCAAGGGGCTGTCCGAGGATGCGAGGAGGAAGCTGCAGCAGAGCAGGGATTGCGCAAACCAGATACTGAAGGCGGCCATGGCGATTAACAGTGATGTGCTCGCTGAGATGGAGATCCCGGAAATGTACCTGGAGACATTGCCAAAG AGTGGTAAATCTTGCTTGGGGGAGATAATCTACCGATACATAACAGCTGAACAATTCTCACCGGAATGCCTCCTAGATTGCTTGGATCTGTCCTCTGAGCACCACACACTTGAAGTAGCAAACATAATTGAAGCTGCCATCCATGTTTGGAGATTGAAAGGCCAAAAGAAATCGACACCTCATGCGAAATCAAAGAAATCTTGGGGTGGAAAAGTGAAGGATCTTATTGGAGATAAGGAAAAGAGCCACACTTTGTCCGAAAGAGCTGATGGTCTATTGCAGAGCTTAAGATTGCGATACCCTGGTCTGCCACAAACTTCCCTTGACATGAACAAGATCCAGTATAACAAG GATGTTGGGCAGTCCATACTTGAAAGTTACTCGAGGGTTCTAGAGAGCTTGGCATTTAACATAATCGCGAGAATCGATGATGTGATTTATGTTGACGATGCGACAAAGAAGTCTGCTGCTGCCGAGTCTGTTTCGATCTTCAATCGTGGCATAGGTGTACCAGTTCAGAAGAGAATCTCACCAAGCCCATTCTCGATTCAGAATACACCATATGCCTCTCCATTTGCAACACCCACTTTCTGCTCCTCCACTCCAGTTACAGGCAGTCCTGGAAGGGTACAGTCCCCATTAAGCAAAAGCAGTTTGGGGAAACAAGAAATTAAAGTTGAAAAGCTCTTTTCTGGTGATCTAGAGAAGGTCTGGACATATGCCGGAAACCTGAGCGCTAGGAAAGACGTAGGAGATGCTCCTGAGAGGGACTGA
- the LOC133902299 gene encoding uncharacterized protein LOC133902299 has product MAAKDAKPAPAAGPQLKLLVDKRSRRVLYAEARKDAVDFLIGLLRVPVGLAARVLAKHDAPAPGCLGALYAGARSLDDAFFVSASPNRDALLSPTLPSAALPLLLGEGALPPPPPPPAKRYFRCLSTHWLACYGNPTYVTDVSGLPCPGCQQPMTVEMQWTPGDAHGKLAQAQAQEAAGEGPGGYVKDVVTLLVMDDLTVEPMSTISAIMLLKKFNVKDCSALEEVIVDLGTKQAVMLLKASLESTTVLTDVFSGGVTIDRVDG; this is encoded by the exons ATGGCGGCGAAAGACGCGAAGCCGGCGCCGGCCGCCGGCCCGCAGCTGAAGCTGCTGGTAGACAAGCGTTCGCGGCGCGTGCTGTACGCGGAGGCGCGCAAGGACGCGGTGGACTTTCTCATCGGCCTCCTGCGTGTGCCCGTGGGCCTCGCGGCGCGCGTTCTGGCCAAGCACGACGCCCCCGCGCCGGGGTGCCTGGGCGCGCTCTACGCGGGCGCACGATCCCTGGACGACGCCTTCTTCGTCTCCGCCTCCCCCAACCGCGATGCCCTCCTCAGCCCCACGCTGCCATCAGCCGCGCTCCCGCTGCTGCTCGGTGAGGGtgcgctcccgccgccgcctcctcctcctgcgaAGCGGTATTTCCGCTGCCTCTCGACCCACTGGCTGGCGTGCTACGGGAACCCGACGTACGTGACGGACGTGTCGGGCCTGCCGTGCCCGGGGTGCCAGCAGCCGATGACCGTGGAGATGCAGTGGACGCCCGGGGACGCGCACGGGAAGCTGGCGCAGGCTCAGGCACaggaggcggcgggggagggCCCCGGCGGGTACGTGAAGGATGTGGTGACGTTACTGGTCATGGACGACCTCACCGTCGAGCCCATGTCAACCATCTCCGCCATCATGCTGCTCAAGAAGTTCAACGTCAAGGACTGCTCCGCATTGGAGGAGGTGATCGTTGACCTCGGCACAAAACAG GCCGTGATGCTGCTGAAGGCGTCGCTGGAGTCCACGACAGTGCTGACGGATGTCTTCAGCGGGGGAGTCACCATTGATAGGGTTGATGGTTGA